In a single window of the Cydia amplana chromosome 4, ilCydAmpl1.1, whole genome shotgun sequence genome:
- the LOC134647269 gene encoding insulin-like growth factor-binding protein complex acid labile subunit codes for MNHQLVLVTACVLLPLLTRSSTFLDFDGRNSNELCFICTCNDDRTTIDCSRRGLTEIPDGSGDMVQKLNISKNEISVFPSNLSRFYNLVTLDISSNQLRDLPDDAFHNLTKLESLNLSNNEFEEWFNLNANNFIKQAVNLKILDLSHNKFRTLGNLANQELLISPSLETLILNDCEIESIHGRSPLSGLDNLRVLKLNNNPLLRIQGMVSNGLKSLYLSNCLLTTIGHNDLLYLPSLIYLRLSRNFRLDLSTASTNLFSDSIRYLDISYCNIMLPSLQGFPNLRKVLINHNMIRYLRSNEFINNSKLEHLDLSYNNIGSLSSDTFKGLSILKYLDLSWNEIANVPEDSLLDMPALTYINLSRNYFTRVGHLRSLSLNTVDMSQCEITTIGKDSFEGLQSLVDINLSRNLLSHIPDSISSNTLQYLNLNYNRISSISNYTFFMLPRLTGLGVIGNRFTVIWNRDYFQSNPYLERLDLSDNMWRCDCSDDNMYDFFEFVTLEPNKKEESYNLVCNSPASVIGRTWLEACYYTWNPTEKGSSPDNVIWFIIVMIIGLALCLILVNAIKRSMKRRMTSIQAERERQVEEARDRLRQLRMRAEQEALCNAPDPRDLVAPPSYDEALSMPKLNASCRSLCEVGIEKTKRKKGRRKTKSSGDLLEETERNGDVTILNDLGRSQTPDNSRRRSRRRRSARYGSHEITELEHSPGARRRRMSEFGGDGADGDTEDSITVEVEAEVERPLRPRNRSHSIYDDEPRESNF; via the exons ATGAATCATCAACTCGTACTTGTGACAGCATGTGTTCTGCTGCCTTTGCTGACACGAAGTTCGACCTTCCTGGATTTTGATGGCAGAAATTCGAATGAATTGTGTTTTATCTGCACTTGCAATGATGATAGAACTACTATAGACTGTTCTAGAAGAGGTCTCACTGAAATACCGGACGGATCTGGTGATATG GTACAGAAACTAAATATTTCAAAGAATGAAATATCGGTTTTTCCTTCAAATCTAAGCAGATTTTATAACTTGGTTACTCTTGATATCAGTTCGAATCAACTGAGAGATTTGCCAGACGATGCTTTTCATAATCTTACAAAATTAGAATCGCTAAATTTATCTAACAATGAATTCGAAGAATGGTTTAACTTGAACGCAAATAATTTTATCAAACAGGCCGTGAACTTGAAAATATTGGATTTATCGCATAATAAATTTAGGACACTCGGAAATTTGGCCAATCAAGAATTATTGATAAGTCCTTCATTGGAAACATTAATCTTGAACGATTGTGAAATCGAATCCATACACGGCAGGTCCCCATTGAGTGGACTTGACAACCTAAGAGTGCTAAAATTGAACAACAATCCTCTGTTAAGAATTCAAGGCATGGTATCAAATGGTTTGAAAAGTCTTTACCTGAGCAATTGCCTACTGACTACGATTGGTCATAACGATCTCTTATACTTACCATCtttaatatatttgagattatcACGAAACTTTAGATTAGATTTATCAACTGCTAGTACAAATTTGTTTTCGGATTCCATTAGATACCTAGATATTTCATATTGTAACATTATGCTGCCCAGCCTACAAGGATTCCCTAATTTAAGAAAAGTGTTAATCAATCACAATATGATTAGGTACTTACGAAGTAATGAgttcataaataatagtaagCTTGAACATTTGGACTTGTCGTATAATAATATTGGGTCTCTAAGTTCGGACACCTTCAAAGGACTCagcatattaaaatatttggaCTTATCGTGGAATGAAATTGCGAATGTACCTGAAGACAGTTTATTAGACATGCCAGCACTGACGTACATCAATCTTTCAAGAAATTATTTCACAAGAGTTGGACATTTGAGATCTTTATCCTTGAACACGGTGGACATGAGCCAATGCGAAATCACTACCATAGGAAAGGATTCCTTTGAAGGTTTACAATCGCTAGTCGATATTAATCTCTCTCGCAACTTATTGTCACATATTCCCGATAGTATTTCATCAAATACACtacaatatttaaatttgaactacAATCGAATAAGTTCCATCAGCAACTACACATTTTTTATGTTACCGAGGTTAACGGGATTAGGTGTTATTGGGAATAGATTCACTGTTATTTGGAACAGGGATTATTTCCAGTCAAATCCGTATTTAGAACGGTTGGATCTTAGTGACAATATGTGGCGCTGTGATTGTAGTGATGATAACATGTATGATTTTTTCGAATTTGTAACCTTGGAACCTAATAAAAAAGAGGAGTCTTACAATTTAGTTTGTAATAGTCCGGCCAGCGTTATTGGACGAACTTGGCTCGAAGCATGCTACTATACATGGAATCCCACTGAAAAAGGTTCTAGTCCGGATAACGTCATCTGGTTTATTATTGTTATGATTATAGGTTTAGCTTTGTGTCTTATCTTAGTTAATGCTATCAAACGATCTATGAAACGTCGTATGACTTCCATACAAGCTGAGCGGGAAAGACAAGTGGAAGAAGCAAGAGATAGGTTGAGACAGCTGCGGATGAGAGCGGAGCAGGAGGCACTTTGCAATGCTCCCGACCCTCGGGACTTGGTCGCCCCACCATCATATGACGAAGCTCTCTCAATGCCAAAATTAAACGCGTCCTGCCGTTCTCTGTGCGAAGTTGGAATTGAGAAAACTAAAAGGAAGAAAGGGCGCAGAAAAACAAAATCTAGCGGAGACTTGCTTGAAGAGACTGAACGAAACGGAGATGTGACAATTCTGAATGATTTGGGTCGTAGTCAGACACCTGACAACAGTCGCAGGCGTAGTCGACGGAGGCGATCAGCTAGGTACGGTAGTCATGAAATAACTGAACTAGAACATTCGCCCGGGGCGCGGCGCCGACGAATGTCCGAGTTCGGCGGTGACGGTGCCGACGGTGACACAGAAGACAGTATCACTGTAGAAGTGGAGGCAGAAGTGGAGAGGCCACTGCGACCTAGAAACCGAAGTCATTCTATTTACGACGATGAACCAAGAGAGagtaatttttaa
- the LOC134647270 gene encoding leucine-rich repeats and immunoglobulin-like domains protein 3, whose translation MKSDVLAVALWWLLPTIWAGVIRDTEDEPCRSYSLNNLVYLDCSDRELTELSDNLNYDAQVLLLSNNNFESFPSQLEMFSHAEKIDLSGNRLSRPLPNFLVNMPHLQTLNLSDNNYEIWISEMPNSNLEYLDLSKNKITQIHDDSFKEMTGLHHLDLSENRIAGLQPTLFSGATNLLTLSLSRNSFTNVPVFQTTSLRSLHLSNCLIGNLNVDSLTEMTTLLEIDLSLNQIESVPDNFQSHTLQKLDLSYNEISSLTDRTFSALPNLAVLDLRGNEFKKVWSSAYFSSNPYLREIHVKGNRWSCEGFGVNLLLTYEYLTREPSKVVDPASSLICYSPSNVTQLTWQRAYIETWHRDGTSDESYMFMAVMVGVIIGVLITSFICRGLMSLSKPEPPRPPPTETAALNGISITPQPRVEALVMRVPLHDEDLPPSYDEALLMPRLNSSFHSLPDFVDEVEEPIERRHRRSRSIGDLTESRPRISDRRSVRHTVQIRIN comes from the exons ATGAAATCTG ATGTATTAGCAGTGGCCTTGTGGTGGCTGCTACCGACTATATGGGCCGGAGTCATAAGAGATACCGAGGACGAGCCGTGCCGGAGCTACTCTCTTAACAACTTGGTTTACCTTGACTGCTCTGACAGAGAACTCACTGAATTGTCAGACAATTTAAATTACGAT GCCCAGGTTTTACTTCTTTCGAATAATAATTTCGAAAGTTTTCCTAGTCAACTTGAAATGTTTTCTCACGCAGAAAAAATAGACTTGTCAGGAAATCGACTGAGTCGTCCTCTGCCAAATTTTTTAGTGAACATGCCACACTTGCAGACCCTCAACCTGTCTGACAACAACTATGAAATCTGGATAAGTGAAATGCCTAATAGCAATCTAGAATATTTGGACTTATCCAAGAATAAGATTACCCAAATTCATGACGATTCCTTTAAAGAAATGACTGGTCTGCATCATCTTGATTTATCAGAAAACAGAATTGCTGGCCTACAACCAACATTATTTTCTGGAGCAACGAATTTGCTCACTCTCAGTTTATCCAGAAATTCCTTTACAAATGTCCCCGTATTCCAAACGACTTCATTAAGAAGCCTTCATCTAAGTAACTGTCTAATAGGTAATCTTAACGTCGATTCCCTTACAGAAATGACAACTTTACTAGAAATTGACCTGTCTTTGAACCAAATTGAGAGCGTGCCGGACAATTTCCAGTCTCACACTTTGCAGAAATTAGATTTAAGCTATAACGAGATTTCGTCGCTTACTGACCGCACCTTCTCGGCATTACCCAACCTTGCGGTATTGGACTTGAGAGGCAACGAGTTCAAAAAAGTTTGGTCGTCCGCATACTTCTCCTCAAACCCGTATTTGAGGGAAATACATGTAAAAGGAAACCGATGGAGCTGTGAAGGATTTGGCGTAAACTTGCTTCTTACATATGAGTACTTGACAAGGGAGCCGTCAAAAGTTGTAGACCCAGCTTCTTCATTAATATGTTACTCGCCATCTAATGTGACACAATTAACATGGCAGAGGGCTTACATTGAGACGTGGCACCGAGATGGGACGTCGGATGAATCGTATATGTTCATGGCTGTGATGGTTGGAGTGATCATTGGTGTATTAATTACATCATTCATATGTCGAGGACTGATGTCTCTTAGCAAACCGGAGCCACCAAGACCGCCGCCCACGGAAACTGCGGCTCTGAATGGCATCAGCATCACACCTCAGCCGCGTGTCGAGGCCTTGGTAATGAGAGTTCCCCTTCATGACGAAGATCTCCCTCCTTCCTACGATGAAGCGCTTCTGATGCCGCGATTAAACTCATCCTTTCATTCTCTACCTGACTTTGTGGACGAAGTCGAAGAGCCAATAGAGCGTAGACACCGCAGGTCTAGGTCTATTGGAGACCTTACTGAATCTAGACCTAGAATAAGTGACAGACGCTCAGTAAGACACACAGTTCAAATTCGTATAAACTAA